TGCCAATTCTATTGCCCTtcatttcttctgtattcctttttgtCTAATAAATCCTGTCCCATTGAAGGGAGACCTTTGAAGAGGAGGAAGCAGCCATGATGGAAACAGTTAACAATTAACAGAACAAAGTGTAGAGCAGACAAGGAGCCAGAGAAAAAAGTGATATTTCAACATAGGGAGGAATTTATCTATAGGCAGGACTGTGGACCCAAAGGTCATATGGTGCCAGTATTGACCACCACACGGGGAACAGtcatgatgaaaaataaatattaaaacaataatattacAATAAATAAATGCACTTCATAGGATACATAAGAAGTAAGAGTTTGAGGGGGGGAGTGTGAGTCATTTTTGCCACCCCTCTACAGTTGAGCTTCATCATAACTTTGAAgagcttttctttgtctttcagtaAACTCTGAGCATTTTAATGTAGtgtgtattcttttctatttcatccTGGTTTTCCAGTCTGCTCAGCAGAGGAGTTCCAATTGAGGGACACTAGCCAGGGCACCCCCTGGTGTGTCTTAGGGAGTACTCCTAAGGCTGGTCCTCAGTAGCCCAGTAAGACAGTACCTGGGGCTTTCCACTGCACTCCTTCCTACATGGAGCAGTCCTAGCCAGGGAGGTTATTTCAGCCCACCCTCCTCTGTTGTAGTGTTTTATTTGTTAGTAGttgtctttcaattctttgacCACCTAAGAACCTACTGCTTAAAGTTCCAGCACAACTTTCACTATCACTAATCTTTGTAGTCTAtgagttcattcttcaaatcttccagatcaagataaaaaaaattccatcaaaACACTCTCCCTGTTGCCTATACTTTCCACCTGGTTAGAAAGCTAAAATTAATAGCagttgcagttttattttcatatcCTATGTTATGTATAATTTCACCAAGTCAATTTTCCCTAAATTTGTCCTTCAGTGTCCCACTCATTGTGACTGCttcaaagaaaagaggagaataaATTTGTCCCGGATCTGCTTTGTCTTCACTCCATAAACAACAGGATTCAGAGCAGGAGGGATGGACACATAGAAGTTAGCAAATAGGATCAGCACATTTCTAGGGACACTGTGCCCAAAGCGATGAGCAAGGATGGAGAAGAAGGCAGGTGTATAAAACATGACGATAACACAGACATGGGAGCCGCAAGTACTGAGGGCCTTTTGGCGGGCACCCTGGGACGAAAGCTGAAAGACAGCATGGAGGATGAAGGCATAGGAAACAGCAATGAAGATCACATCTGAGATGACAGTCATGAGAGGTACACAAAATCCATACCAGATGTTGACGGAGATGTCAGCAGAAGACAGACGTGCAACACCTATATGCTcacagtatgtgtgtgtgatgaCACGTGTCCTGCAAAAGGGTAGCCGTTTTAGAAGAAAAACGTCTGGCAGGATGACAGAGAAGCTCCTCACAATGATGCTTACTGCAAGCTTGAGGACCACCTGCGGAGTGAGAATGGTGGAATATCTCAGGGGAAAGCAGATGGCCAAGTAGCGATCAAATGCCATGGCCAGGAGGATGGCTGAGTCCGCCACAAAGCTGAAGTGCAGAAAAAACATCTGAGTGAGACAACCAGAGAAGGTTATTTCTTGGGAGCCAAGCCAGAAGTTACTGAGCAGTTTGGGCACTGTGGCAGTGGACAGGATGAGGTCGGTGGTGGTCAGcatggagaggaagaaaaacatgGGCTCGTGGAGGCTGCGCTCAGCTGCAATGAGATAGAGCAGGATGCTATTGCCCACAATAGCCACAGCATAAATGATAAAAAAGGGAATCCCAATCCACATGTGGAACTTCTCCAGGCCAGGTATTCCAACAAGAGTAAAGGAGCTGGGGTTGTAACAGCTCAAATTATACATGTTCTCTTCAGTCTGGGGTTCTCTGGTCCTCAAACCCTGAAGACAAACCAACTGTCAGAATGGGCTTTGAAGGCTAACAATTTACTCTGGTACTGAAACTCATTGCAGAATGCAACTGTCACATTCAGGGCTCCCACAATAGAAGCACTGCCTTTCCCCAGAAGACCTGTCATATGCGTGACTGACTGGCTGTCATCCCTTCTCTTTGCCGTTAGCCCTACTTCATATCATCATATACTTACTAATAAACCATACAAAAGGGTTGTGGTAGTAGGCCAGTAATTGCCTATGATTAAACATGATTATCCACATTCCTTTCTCAATGCAGGTTATTTAGGATAAACCCAAACTCAaaagagggaaaaacaaacaagtatgagagaaaggaaagggcagaaaagggagagagaatgctaaaaatattaaaagatatcaattagataaaaataaactgtGAGGAAAGGGGAAAATTGATTTTTCTAGAGCAAATATATTTCAGACAATGGGTCTAATAAAATAACTACAGGAAGCAGGAGAAAAAATACTGACAGAAGAAGAAGTAAAGGGTTAGATTTCAGTGCTGTGGATGGTGTGGGAGTTTTGTTCCACAGGGATTGAAATACAGACAAATTAGAATGTATGCTTACTTGGATGTGGACATGAGAGAATGTATGTATCGAGAAGCACACAGTCAAGTTAAGCATCATTAGCTGGACTCAAGCAGAGAACATAATGTTCAGAAAAATTTATGACTTCAGGGGCAACATCCTAAACCTTGCAGCATCTCTGTTCCCTCATGTTTTTCCTTAATTGCAGACTCTACCAATGAGAATGACAATGCCTCAAAAATACCTAGTACTATCAGCAAAGACACAGAGCACATTCTTTCATATCCTAGATATGAAAGAATAATCAAGAAGTTGTACCCCAATCTTTTCAATGCTTGGACTAAGTGTATGGGAATCTCTAGCTTTGTACTAAATAGAGGCTGCCTTTGAAGGTGGCTTTGGCATTGAAAAAACCCTCTGTGGAGAACTTTGAAAATGGAAGGAAAGGGAATCAGGAAATTGATACTAGGGAGCACAACATCAGAGAGGCCCCATGGAACATGAGCCATGTTTGGGTCTTACCTTTCCCAACAAATTTACAAAGTCCCTTAAAAAGGTTTTTAGGAGAAGCAGTGAATCTTGTGAGCAAGTCACACCACCTCTATATGATTGTGTTTAGCAGGAATTTATAGCCTTGTCCATAAGGGAAATAGAGTGGATAGAGCTATTTAGGACTTGGTGATGTCTTTGTCAAGTCCTGAGTTACAGGGAGCTTACATAGTGAGCTTCCATGTCATAGTTTTGCCATCAGCATAGCCCATAATTAGCCTAAATGGACATATTACATATAGCTAAGAGAAGGCAGCTGGTTCCCACTGCCCAAAGGCAGTTTCCTGAAAGTCTGCTCTAAGTCACATCCCTAGGTCTGATACAGACTGAACTCCTACAGATACTGTTCTTATTTGAGTAACATAGAGCAACATAGTCTTGTCCTCCTTAAAATGCTGGTCACATGACGTCCTATAGTTTAAAAACCAAGAGACTAAGAAACACCAAAATGTCTGTACAGTTTAGGCTGAATTTTGTTTTAACCTCTTGAAGCATAGATTCACTATCTCCTAATAGGAAGCATATTTGCCCTGAGTTACAGAGAATACATTTtaggaggagaaaaataaatcactaatCCTTAAAATTGTAAAGGGGTagccaaaagaaaatatttaaaccaaGGTCTACAGGTTCAGTCAAAGCCCATTCTGCTCTTGTTTCCTCTACCCACAGAACATTATCCTCCTGAATTTTCTGCGGTACCACTAGTCACATTAGCTGGTCTGACATGAAATCGAGCCTCCCACCCCTGTCATCTTCTTATCATAGAGCCATCGGTGTCACGACTCCTCTTACCCACAGACATGTCTTCCAGGGAACAGTCCCAATTTGTACCTTGAACAAACCAGAGGCTCTGTTATTTGATAAAATCACAGAGGCAGTTTAGAGTTTTTTTCCTCAGTAACTAACCGCAGTTTTCTACTCACCaggctctctctgtctctatgttTACAGGATTAGTGAAAAGCAAGTTAAATTTTAGGCTGGGAAATATTCTAGTAAGAGACAAAAGGAATATTTATGCATTTTCCTATATTACCAGGTGATAACTCAGGTTATATGGGCCCCTCATTTTCTACTCCCACACAAGGGATGGAAGCCACCGTATTAACTCTCTTCTCCTGGGATAAAATGTAGCTTGAGGGTTTTAGTGGGCTGTGGATTTTGCATCCCTTGGAGATTCAAACTAAGACCAAACAGACACAATCAGTTGAGGTAGAATTCTCAAAAGACTGAGAATATTTCTGTACTTTCACTCTTCTTTAATTAGTCTTTTTGTATAAACTTGCACCAATACTacacaaatataattaaaattttctctgtatttgaCATAGGAGAGTAAATCTTcccattttatactttaaaatcttCTTAGTCATTCTCAGTGCCTTGCATTGCCATGAATGTTTTGTTAGCAGTTTGTCAATttgcaaacacaaacacacactgtcTTAGAGCTTTAATTTGACAAATGTATGCATTGAATCTATATATTAATATGGAAATATTTGATCagattataatactgtatatCATgttataagtattttttaaatcacatatcCCTTCATTAATGtatcttttcaattttctcaatattgtattaaaatgtccatatgtATTTCATACATacttaaaatatacacatacccTTTTGGGGGCACCGGGATATATTATTATCCTATAGCTACTATAAAAAAGCttcatggcttaaaacaacacagataTATTCAGAAGTCCAGGATAGATTCCACTAGGCTAGAAGCAAGGGGGTTGAGAAGGCTGAACGTCTTTTGGGAAGAAAATTTATTTCCCAGCATTTATAGCCTGTAAtagctcctttccttcctcttcaaagACAGCAATGTTACTTCTGCCTTTCTGCCAGAGTCATGTTTCCTCTCACTGGCCTATTCTGACTCCCTTTTCTACCTCTAAGTACTTTCTGAGTGCATTTGAGCCATCCAGACAAACCAGGATAGTCTCCTTACTTTAAGGACTGATCCCATTTTGCCATATAATTCAACATAATCTCAGGTTCTGGTTTAGAATAAGGATATCTTCTGGATCGTCATTATTTTGTCTATCACATAGTTTGTAAATTATGTTTGTTGAATTTACTACTCTTGgttaattttaatattctataTATATGTTGGCAATAATAGATGTGTTTAAAGGTCTTGTTTTGTTCTATTACCTTTCCCcttgctttttagtttttatatatttgggCTATGTATGGGTATACATTCCCTGTTTTCATGTCTCCTGTTTGTTTGTAGGATCATTTTGAGTAGAAGATTCCCCCTGACTTTTCTTTCTGCCTTACTTTGCTCCTATGCTCATCCTTCCAGGTACCACAACCTATTCTAGAAAATTCTGTCCCAAATTGAAGCTTAATGAATTGGTTTGGGATCCTGATCCAGTAGTGAGTTCATGAATATCAAATATCAAGTTTCTGAGACAAAGGAAGATTGTTTCAGTTTCCAAGGACAAAATGAGTCTATACCTCTCACATCTCTAGACCAGTCACTCACAATAAACTTTAATTCTGGGAGGTGCTTTCATAGTCTGTGTGTGTTCTGTCTCTCATAAACCCTACTCTCATTCCTCACTTAAAGAAGTGACCTCATTTGGGTTCTGTGTATGAAAGAATGGTTAAAATGACTTGCGGAAGCTGAATTTCTTTCTAAGGTACCAATTCCTTTTTCTAAATCTGGATCCCAGAAAAACCTAGGTATTTGTGGACCTTAGACtcataatctttattttattttacttgtatgATCAGCAAAGTTGCCTTTAGTATCTGTTTTCCCAGAGCCTGAAAACTGattttcattcacttatttttcaatttttaaatttcacaatgGGGCACCAGCAAAGCAAACTtgcagaagctaaaggtcaaaacttagcttccacaatggtgcaaaggataaaactacacaacagatgttcccaaaataagatgaacagaattccTCTACAATTATCGATTCTTAATAAATGTCAGTGGATTAGATTCTGCcctgaagaggcacagactggctgattggataaaaaagcacaagccacatAGAGGCTGTCTATAGGAAATGCATGTAGCCTTGAAGAATAAATCAACACTCAGGGTAAAAAGATGGATAACAGTATTTGAagtaaatgaaaatcagaagaaaggaaggattgcaattttattctcagctataagcagatttaaagcaactaaagttaagaaaaacaaagagatacaagagatatcTCTGAGTACaacaagaaactttatgcccagaaatttgacgatgtggaggaaatggaccaatgtctggaatcacacccttttcctagacttagccaagaagaaatacatgtcttttttttttttttcttttgagacagagtctcactatgtcaccctaggtagagttccgtggcatcaaagatcatagcaatctccaactcttgagcttaagcaattctcttgcctcagcctcccaggtagctgggactaaaggtacctgccacaatgcctgtctatatTTTATTGCAGATGTCATGgttgttagctggcctgggctgggtttgacaCTATCAcccttggtgaatgtggctggcaccataccaGAAATAGATCTcgcgaacagaccaatttcaagcactaagatcatacaaacataaataaaacaatctcccaacataaaataaaataaaacaatctccCAACATAAAAACGACCTgattcagatggcttcacaccagaattctgtcaaaacttcaaagaagagcatttgtacttcagaaattattccaaaaaattgagaaggaatgaATCTTCCcctaacacattctgtgaagcaaacatcaccttgattccaaaaccaggaaaagacccaactaaaaaggagaacttcacatcaatgtcattaatgaatatagatgcaaaaattctcagtgaaatcctagccaatacattacagctacacattaaaaaaatatatcatgatcaagtaggtttcatccttgGAATGTAaaactggtttaacatactcaagtccataaaatTAATTCACCATATTgccagaagcaaaaacaaagaccatagcttggcacccatagcacagtggttatggtgccaaccacatacattgaggctggcaggttcgagcctggcctgggctagctaaaacaataatgacaactacaacaaaaaaaaagccaggtgctatggcaggcatctgtagtcacagctatatggaagactgaggcaagagaataactaagcccaagagttggaggttgcccattgtatattttaaagatcttgaaaaaataatacttcgttttatatggaatcagaaaaaacctcaaatagccaagacattactcagaattaaaaacc
This is a stretch of genomic DNA from Nycticebus coucang isolate mNycCou1 chromosome 14, mNycCou1.pri, whole genome shotgun sequence. It encodes these proteins:
- the LOC128566056 gene encoding olfactory receptor 52H1-like, which produces MYNLSCYNPSSFTLVGIPGLEKFHMWIGIPFFIIYAVAIVGNSILLYLIAAERSLHEPMFFFLSMLTTTDLILSTATVPKLLSNFWLGSQEITFSGCLTQMFFLHFSFVADSAILLAMAFDRYLAICFPLRYSTILTPQVVLKLAVSIIVRSFSVILPDVFLLKRLPFCRTRVITHTYCEHIGVARLSSADISVNIWYGFCVPLMTVISDVIFIAVSYAFILHAVFQLSSQGARQKALSTCGSHVCVIVMFYTPAFFSILAHRFGHSVPRNVLILFANFYVSIPPALNPVVYGVKTKQIRDKFILLFSLKQSQ